A window of the Desulfotignum phosphitoxidans DSM 13687 genome harbors these coding sequences:
- a CDS encoding FAD-binding oxidoreductase, translating into MDKEQIIQTLGEMLSPSQVNTDSEDLYDASADRYKKYAKVRRVLDVPMPAAIVYPKTAEEVSRVLSFCNQHGVNVIPRAGKTATEGGLENWKENTVVIDALNLDKILNVDAYNMQATAQAGVPLQVLEDAAREKGLTTGHSPQSKPVAKLGGLVSTRSIGQFSTLYGGIEDMVVGLECVFPDGHIARIKNVARRSGGPDIRHIAIGNEGTLCYITEVTVKLFRFYPENNRFHGYLIKDMETGIQVLREVMVNGFRPSVARAYSEEDAAQHFYHFHKNRCVLLFMSEGPKGIVDATCDAIEAAVEKYKDGIIEPVDSTLIEDWFNHLNWSQKDIDDEMEGMKENDAHSGFTTEISADWETIPKIYNRVMQRIREEYPRAHDLTMLGGHSSHSYINGTNMYFVYNYRIHCTPEDEMRVYHHPLQRIIVEETLRFGGSMCHHHGIGKFRNEWTREEHGSAYYMLEKLKQSFDPNGIMNFGTIFPQADGEKYQQ; encoded by the coding sequence GTGGACAAAGAACAGATCATTCAAACGTTAGGCGAAATGCTTTCGCCCTCCCAGGTAAATACAGACAGTGAAGACCTGTATGATGCCTCGGCAGACCGGTACAAAAAATACGCCAAGGTCCGGCGGGTCCTGGATGTGCCCATGCCCGCGGCCATTGTGTACCCGAAAACGGCCGAAGAAGTCAGCCGGGTGCTGTCCTTTTGCAACCAGCACGGGGTCAACGTCATCCCCCGGGCCGGAAAAACGGCCACGGAAGGAGGACTGGAAAACTGGAAGGAAAACACCGTGGTCATCGATGCGCTGAATCTGGACAAGATACTGAATGTCGATGCTTATAACATGCAGGCCACGGCCCAGGCAGGCGTTCCCCTCCAGGTGCTGGAGGATGCGGCCCGGGAAAAAGGACTGACCACGGGGCACTCCCCCCAGTCCAAACCCGTGGCAAAGCTGGGCGGGCTGGTGTCCACCCGGAGCATCGGGCAGTTCTCCACCCTGTACGGGGGGATCGAAGACATGGTGGTGGGACTCGAGTGCGTGTTTCCGGACGGCCACATTGCCCGGATCAAGAACGTGGCCCGGCGGTCCGGCGGACCGGATATCCGGCATATTGCCATCGGCAACGAGGGCACCCTCTGCTACATCACGGAAGTGACAGTGAAGCTGTTCCGGTTCTATCCGGAAAACAACCGGTTTCACGGGTATCTGATCAAGGATATGGAAACCGGCATTCAGGTATTGCGGGAGGTGATGGTCAACGGGTTCCGGCCGTCCGTGGCCCGGGCGTATTCAGAAGAGGATGCGGCCCAGCACTTTTATCATTTCCATAAAAACAGATGCGTGCTTCTTTTCATGAGCGAAGGCCCCAAAGGCATTGTGGATGCGACCTGCGATGCCATTGAAGCGGCTGTGGAAAAATATAAAGACGGCATCATCGAACCTGTGGATTCAACGCTGATTGAAGACTGGTTCAACCACCTGAACTGGTCCCAGAAAGACATTGACGATGAAATGGAGGGAATGAAGGAAAATGATGCCCATTCCGGGTTCACCACGGAGATTTCCGCTGACTGGGAAACCATCCCCAAGATCTACAACCGCGTGATGCAGCGGATCCGGGAGGAATACCCCCGGGCCCATGACCTGACCATGCTGGGGGGTCACTCCTCCCACAGCTATATCAACGGCACCAACATGTACTTTGTCTATAACTACCGCATCCATTGCACCCCGGAAGACGAGATGCGGGTCTACCACCACCCGCTGCAGCGGATCATTGTTGAGGAGACCCTCAGGTTCGGGGGCTCCATGTGCCATCACCACGGGATCGGGAAATTCAGAAACGAATGGACCAGAGAGGAACACGGCTCTGCCTATTACATGCTGGAGAAACTCAAACAAAGCTTTGACCCCAACGGCATCATGAATTTCGGGACCATCTTTCCCCAGGCAGACGGGGAAAAATACCAGCAGTAA
- a CDS encoding MurR/RpiR family transcriptional regulator, which produces MINLDVSTLNPLEKKIHKQMIRHSRTMPGIRINQAAELCQCSGSKISKFVKKLGFSSYRQYLDFLYGRKIPPAAGSDELGRVKSFIDTFDNGMVDDLLTLIDGHGKIIFFGYGPSLLCARYFEYRFHNCSDKPAMAVSDEVTLNNLVDDTTLLLILTETGRFKSFQPVYEGAKRNGATVVILVEEYNTELFNQCDNIFWLSRTAQPAHLKPYEKSRTLFFIFLEEIIQRLLLRK; this is translated from the coding sequence ATGATTAATCTGGACGTAAGCACATTGAACCCGCTGGAAAAAAAGATCCACAAACAGATGATCCGGCACAGCCGGACCATGCCCGGGATAAGGATCAACCAGGCGGCTGAACTGTGTCAGTGCTCCGGGTCCAAAATATCCAAGTTTGTCAAGAAACTGGGGTTCAGCAGCTACCGGCAGTACCTGGATTTTCTGTATGGAAGAAAAATCCCTCCCGCCGCGGGATCGGATGAGCTGGGCCGGGTTAAGTCCTTTATCGACACCTTTGACAACGGCATGGTCGATGACCTGCTGACCCTGATTGACGGGCACGGCAAAATCATCTTTTTCGGATACGGCCCTTCGCTGCTCTGCGCCCGGTATTTTGAGTACCGGTTCCACAACTGCTCGGACAAGCCTGCCATGGCCGTCTCTGACGAGGTGACCCTGAACAACCTGGTGGATGACACCACCCTGCTGCTGATCCTCACGGAAACGGGCCGTTTTAAATCCTTTCAGCCGGTCTATGAAGGGGCAAAACGCAACGGCGCCACCGTGGTCATTCTTGTTGAGGAATACAACACGGAGCTGTTCAACCAGTGCGACAACATCTTCTGGCTCTCCCGCACGGCCCAGCCGGCACATCTCAAGCCCTACGAAAAATCACGCACGCTTTTTTTTATTTTTCTGGAAGAAATCATTCAGCGCCTGC